A portion of the Mesobacillus sp. AQ2 genome contains these proteins:
- the acsA gene encoding acetate--CoA ligase — MKVEALPVTQGNHNLKNYEELHGQFDWGEAEKEFSWSDTGRVNIAYEAIDRHAESFRKNKIALYYQDGVRKEKYTFKEMKELTNKAGNVFKTYADVEKGDRVFIFMPRSPELYFAVLGAVKLGAIVGPLFEAFMEGAVRDRLQDSGAKVLVTTPELLERVPVDELPDLKHILLVGDNLEANDRYIDFKQKLSEASKKLDIEWVDRKDGLILHYTSGSTGKPKGVLHVHNAMIQHYQTAKWVLDLKEEDVYWCTADPGWVTGTSYGIFGPWLAGASNVIIGGRFNPETWYKMIEEYGVTVWYSAPTAFRMLMGAGDEVVKKFDLSCLRHILSVGEPLNPEVVRWGMKVFNLRIHDTWWMTETGAQLICNYPSMEIKPGSMGKPIPGVQAAIVDDQGNELPPYRMGNLAIKKGWPSMMHTIWNNPQKYESYFMPGDWYVSGDSAYMDEDGYFWFQGRIDDVIMTSGERVGPFEVESKLVEHPAVAEAGVIGKPDPVRGEVIKAFIALRDGYEQSDELIEEIRQFVKKGLAAHAAPREIEFRDKLPKTRSGKIMRRVLKAWELDLPTGDLSTMED; from the coding sequence ATGAAAGTGGAAGCGCTGCCAGTGACGCAAGGGAATCATAACTTAAAAAATTATGAAGAGCTTCATGGCCAATTTGATTGGGGTGAAGCTGAAAAAGAGTTTTCCTGGTCTGATACAGGAAGGGTCAACATTGCATATGAAGCAATTGACCGCCATGCAGAAAGTTTCAGGAAAAATAAGATTGCGCTATATTATCAGGATGGGGTGCGCAAGGAAAAATATACCTTCAAAGAAATGAAGGAGCTTACCAATAAAGCTGGTAACGTATTTAAAACATACGCGGATGTGGAAAAAGGGGACCGCGTATTTATCTTTATGCCTCGTTCTCCAGAACTGTATTTTGCAGTTCTCGGGGCGGTAAAACTGGGTGCAATCGTAGGCCCATTATTTGAAGCGTTCATGGAGGGAGCTGTCCGGGACAGGCTTCAAGACAGCGGTGCAAAGGTATTGGTCACGACACCTGAGCTGCTGGAACGTGTTCCTGTCGATGAGCTGCCAGACTTGAAGCATATTCTTCTTGTTGGTGACAACCTGGAAGCTAATGATCGGTATATTGATTTTAAACAAAAGCTTTCTGAAGCAAGCAAAAAGCTGGATATCGAATGGGTTGACCGCAAGGATGGACTGATTTTGCATTACACTTCCGGTTCAACTGGAAAGCCAAAAGGGGTACTGCACGTCCATAATGCGATGATCCAGCATTACCAGACCGCAAAATGGGTTCTAGACCTTAAAGAAGAGGATGTCTACTGGTGCACAGCGGATCCAGGATGGGTAACAGGGACATCATACGGAATCTTCGGACCATGGCTTGCAGGAGCGTCAAATGTAATTATTGGCGGGCGTTTCAATCCTGAGACATGGTACAAGATGATCGAAGAGTACGGAGTGACTGTCTGGTATAGTGCTCCGACAGCCTTCAGGATGCTGATGGGTGCGGGCGATGAGGTCGTGAAAAAATTCGACCTGAGCTGTCTGCGCCATATCCTGAGTGTTGGTGAACCGCTGAACCCTGAGGTAGTCAGATGGGGAATGAAAGTGTTCAACCTGCGCATCCATGATACTTGGTGGATGACTGAAACCGGTGCACAGCTGATCTGTAATTACCCAAGCATGGAAATCAAGCCTGGTTCAATGGGTAAGCCAATCCCAGGTGTTCAAGCGGCAATCGTTGATGACCAGGGAAATGAACTGCCTCCATACAGAATGGGCAATCTGGCAATCAAAAAAGGCTGGCCATCGATGATGCACACAATCTGGAACAACCCGCAGAAGTATGAATCGTATTTCATGCCTGGCGACTGGTATGTTTCCGGTGACTCAGCATACATGGATGAGGATGGATACTTCTGGTTCCAGGGACGGATCGATGATGTCATCATGACCTCAGGTGAGCGTGTCGGACCATTTGAAGTAGAAAGCAAGCTCGTTGAACACCCTGCAGTCGCTGAAGCAGGTGTCATCGGCAAGCCGGACCCAGTCCGCGGCGAAGTCATCAAGGCGTTCATCGCATTGCGTGACGGTTACGAGCAATCCGACGAATTGATCGAAGAAATCCGCCAATTCGTGAAAAAAGGTCTTGCAGCACATGCAGCACCTCGTGAAATCGAATTCCGCGATAAGCTTCCTAAGACACGAAGCGGGAAAATCATGCGCCGCGTGTTGAAGGCATGGGAACTTGACCTTCCAACCGGCGACCTGTCTACAATGGAAGATTAA
- a CDS encoding GNAT family N-acetyltransferase — protein MEHKKTYNAKELKTPHGRLIIEGPISPEKLASYEFHEDLVAFRPPAQQHKALVEISGLPEGRIIVARSGHMIVGYVTYLYPDPLERWSEGKMEDLIELGAIEVIPEFRGCSVGKNLLMVSMMDDAMEDYIIITTEYYWHWDLKGTGLNVWEYRKVMEKMMNAGGLVWYATDDPEISSHPANCLMARIGKRIPPESVQKFDQLRFMNRFMY, from the coding sequence ATGGAACATAAAAAGACTTATAACGCAAAAGAACTGAAGACTCCTCATGGCCGTTTGATCATTGAAGGCCCGATTTCTCCTGAAAAACTGGCAAGCTATGAATTCCACGAAGATTTGGTGGCTTTCCGGCCTCCAGCCCAGCAGCACAAGGCGCTGGTTGAGATTTCCGGTCTGCCTGAAGGACGGATCATTGTGGCTCGTTCAGGGCATATGATCGTCGGCTATGTAACTTATCTGTATCCAGACCCGCTTGAGAGATGGTCTGAGGGAAAAATGGAAGATTTGATCGAACTTGGTGCAATCGAGGTCATACCTGAATTTCGCGGGTGCTCAGTCGGCAAGAATTTGCTGATGGTTTCCATGATGGATGACGCGATGGAAGATTATATCATTATAACTACTGAATATTACTGGCATTGGGACCTGAAAGGAACAGGGCTCAATGTATGGGAATATCGAAAAGTCATGGAAAAAATGATGAATGCAGGCGGTCTTGTCTGGTACGCGACAGATGATCCTGAAATCAGTTCGCACCCGGCAAACTGTCTTATGGCACGGATTGGCAAGAGAATTCCCCCTGAATCTGTGCAAAAGTTTGACCAACTGCGGTTCATGAACCGTTTTATGTATTAA
- a CDS encoding acetoin utilization AcuB family protein, with protein sequence MIVEEIMKKNVTTLFPEDTIAAAIKLMAENKIRHIPIVNKDHAVIGLVSDRDIKDAAPSVFHWDEHKGELDNPVKSIMTTNVITGHPLDFVEEISAVFYEHNISCLPIINDRKLVGIVTETDLLHTLVELTGAHQPGSQIEVKVPNKAGMLCEIASLISMRKANIQSVLVYPDQKDERYKILVVRIQTMNPIAVIEDLKKAGHQVLWPNLPGVSS encoded by the coding sequence ATGATCGTCGAGGAAATTATGAAAAAGAACGTCACGACGCTTTTTCCTGAAGATACCATTGCAGCCGCGATCAAACTGATGGCGGAAAATAAAATTCGGCATATTCCCATCGTGAATAAGGACCACGCAGTGATCGGACTCGTTTCCGATCGCGATATCAAGGATGCTGCCCCGTCGGTTTTCCACTGGGATGAACATAAGGGGGAGCTTGATAATCCGGTAAAATCAATTATGACCACAAATGTGATCACCGGGCACCCTTTGGATTTCGTCGAAGAAATATCAGCTGTGTTCTATGAACATAATATCAGCTGCCTTCCAATCATCAATGACAGGAAGCTGGTAGGTATTGTAACAGAAACAGATCTGCTGCATACGCTTGTAGAGCTTACAGGCGCCCACCAGCCCGGCTCCCAGATTGAAGTAAAGGTTCCCAACAAAGCAGGCATGCTTTGCGAGATAGCATCCTTGATCAGTATGCGGAAGGCAAATATCCAAAGTGTACTTGTCTACCCTGACCAAAAGGATGAGCGGTACAAAATCCTCGTTGTAAGGATTCAGACGATGAATCCAATCGCAGTGATCGAGGATCTGAAAAAAGCGGGACACCAAGTACTCTGGCCTAATCTCCCGGGTGTTTCATCATGA
- a CDS encoding acetoin utilization protein AcuC, with protein MTDRSVFVFSDELLNYRFSSNHPFNQMRLKLTLDLLRKIGAIEDSQIVAPRMATDEELHLVHDPNFVNAVKLAGQGKLKAETAEGYGLGTEDTPIFDNMHEASALLVGGTLTAVDYVMNGKADHALHLGGGLHHGFRGKASGFCIYNDSSVAIKYLQKKYNARVLYIDTDAHHGDGVQWSFYDDPNVCTLSIHETGRYLFPGTGNVNERGQGKGYGYSFNIPVDAFTEDDSWLDAYRTSLIEIVEFFKPDVILTQNGADAHYLDPLTHLSATMKIYREIPKLAHEVSHKYCSGKWIAVGGGGYDIWRVVPRAWSLIWLEMIENSNCYGSLPQEWIDEWKDQAPVELPLEWDDPENLYPPIPRKPEITEKNAQTVEKALYPIRSNKKSETV; from the coding sequence ATGACCGACCGCTCTGTGTTTGTCTTTTCAGACGAGCTGCTGAACTACCGGTTCAGCAGCAACCATCCTTTTAACCAGATGCGGTTGAAGCTTACGCTGGATTTATTGCGTAAAATCGGCGCAATTGAGGACAGTCAGATTGTTGCGCCACGGATGGCCACGGATGAGGAACTTCACCTCGTCCATGATCCCAATTTTGTAAACGCTGTTAAGCTTGCCGGCCAGGGAAAGCTTAAAGCTGAAACCGCGGAAGGATATGGACTGGGAACGGAAGACACGCCGATTTTTGACAATATGCATGAAGCAAGTGCTTTGCTTGTTGGCGGCACGCTGACGGCAGTGGATTATGTGATGAACGGAAAGGCTGATCATGCTTTGCACCTAGGCGGAGGCCTTCATCATGGGTTCCGCGGCAAAGCTTCGGGCTTCTGCATTTACAATGACAGTTCTGTTGCGATTAAATACCTGCAGAAAAAATACAATGCACGGGTATTATATATCGATACCGATGCCCATCACGGCGATGGCGTTCAATGGTCATTCTATGATGACCCGAATGTATGCACATTATCGATCCATGAAACCGGCCGCTATCTTTTCCCCGGTACAGGCAATGTGAATGAACGCGGGCAGGGCAAAGGCTACGGGTATTCTTTCAATATCCCGGTCGATGCTTTCACAGAGGATGACTCATGGCTTGATGCCTATCGAACATCACTGATTGAAATAGTCGAATTCTTCAAGCCTGATGTCATTCTGACGCAAAATGGTGCGGATGCCCACTATCTTGATCCATTGACCCATCTGTCGGCAACGATGAAAATCTATCGGGAAATTCCCAAGCTTGCCCATGAGGTTTCCCATAAATATTGCAGTGGCAAGTGGATTGCGGTTGGCGGCGGAGGCTACGACATTTGGCGCGTGGTACCAAGAGCCTGGTCACTGATCTGGCTTGAGATGATTGAAAACTCAAACTGTTATGGCAGTTTGCCGCAGGAATGGATCGATGAATGGAAGGATCAGGCACCTGTTGAATTGCCGCTTGAATGGGATGATCCAGAAAACTTATACCCGCCAATCCCGCGAAAACCGGAAATTACAGAAAAGAATGCCCAGACAGTCGAGAAAGCATTATATCCAATCCGCTCTAATAAAAAATCAGAAACTGTGTAA
- the ccpA gene encoding catabolite control protein A, translating into MNITIYDVAREANVSMATVSRVVNGNPNVKPATRKKVMEVIDRLGYRPNAVARGLASKKTTTVGVIIPDIASPFFAELARGIEDIATMYKYNIILSNSDQNIEKELHLLNTMLGKQVDGIVFMGGNIKEEHVEEFKKSPVPIVLAGSIEETGEIPSVNIDYEQATFDAVSTFVEKGHKEIAFVIGPQLEPINKDKKLEGYKRALKDAGIQYNEELVVEGDYTYDSGLEAIERILELDKKPTAILVGSDEMALGVIHGAFDRGYSVPKDFEVIASDNTRLTLMVRPQLTTVVQPLYDIGAVAMRLLTKYMNKEKVDENIVVLPHRIENRDSTK; encoded by the coding sequence ATGAATATTACAATATATGATGTTGCACGGGAAGCGAACGTTTCAATGGCAACGGTTTCACGTGTTGTCAATGGAAACCCGAATGTTAAGCCAGCAACAAGAAAGAAAGTCATGGAGGTCATTGACCGTCTTGGCTACCGTCCGAATGCGGTTGCACGCGGACTGGCAAGCAAAAAGACAACAACTGTCGGCGTAATCATTCCCGATATTGCAAGCCCGTTTTTTGCGGAGCTGGCAAGGGGAATCGAAGATATTGCTACAATGTATAAATACAATATTATCTTGAGCAACTCTGACCAAAACATTGAAAAAGAGCTGCATTTGCTGAACACTATGCTTGGCAAACAAGTTGATGGAATTGTTTTCATGGGTGGCAATATTAAGGAAGAACATGTTGAGGAATTCAAAAAGTCACCAGTGCCAATCGTCCTCGCAGGCTCAATCGAGGAAACAGGTGAAATACCATCTGTAAATATCGACTATGAGCAGGCGACATTCGATGCAGTTTCTACTTTTGTAGAAAAAGGCCATAAGGAAATTGCATTCGTGATTGGGCCGCAGCTGGAGCCAATCAACAAGGATAAAAAGCTTGAAGGATACAAGCGTGCATTAAAAGACGCAGGAATTCAGTATAACGAAGAGCTTGTGGTCGAGGGAGATTATACGTATGATTCAGGTCTCGAGGCAATTGAAAGAATCCTCGAGCTCGACAAGAAGCCAACAGCAATCCTGGTCGGGTCGGATGAAATGGCACTTGGGGTCATCCACGGTGCTTTTGACCGAGGATACAGCGTTCCAAAAGATTTCGAAGTAATCGCTTCGGACAATACAAGATTGACATTAATGGTACGCCCTCAGCTTACAACGGTTGTCCAGCCTTTATACGATATCGGAGCAGTTGCCATGCGCTTATTGACGAAATACATGAACAAAGAAAAAGTGGATGAGAATATCGTCGTCCTGCCACACCGGATCGAAAACAGGGATTCAACGAAATAA
- a CDS encoding bifunctional 3-deoxy-7-phosphoheptulonate synthase/chorismate mutase, with translation MTKNLDQLRNRVDELNLELLSLINERALLVQEIGRAKETQGVYRYDPVREREMLDLIKESNNGPFENSTIEHIFKEIFKAGLELQSDDHRKALLVSRKKKPEDTIIDIKGLKIGDGTPDFVFGPCSVESYEQVATVAEAVKAKGFKLLRGGAFKPRTSPYDFQGLGVEGLKILKRVADEYDLAVISEIVTPADIEIAVDYLDVIQIGARNMQNFELLKAAGAVNKPILLKRGLAATIEEFINAAEYIMAQGNGQIILCERGIRTYEKATRNTLDISAVPILKKETHLPVMVDVTHSTGRRDLLLPAARAALAIGADGVMAEVHPDPAVALSDNAQQMDLKQFDEFLEGLKSTPFVRV, from the coding sequence ATGACAAAAAATCTTGACCAGCTTAGGAATCGTGTGGATGAATTGAATTTAGAGCTTCTCTCATTAATTAATGAAAGAGCCCTGCTCGTCCAGGAAATTGGCCGTGCAAAAGAAACACAGGGCGTCTATCGTTATGACCCTGTTCGTGAACGAGAAATGCTCGATTTGATCAAGGAAAGCAATAATGGGCCTTTTGAAAATTCCACGATTGAGCATATCTTCAAGGAAATTTTCAAAGCCGGACTTGAACTTCAATCAGATGACCACCGCAAAGCTCTTCTTGTTTCCAGGAAGAAAAAGCCTGAAGATACGATAATAGATATTAAAGGATTGAAAATTGGCGATGGAACTCCGGACTTTGTTTTCGGTCCATGTTCAGTCGAGTCATATGAACAAGTAGCCACAGTGGCGGAAGCGGTTAAAGCGAAAGGCTTCAAGTTGCTTCGCGGCGGTGCTTTTAAACCAAGGACTTCACCTTATGACTTCCAGGGATTAGGTGTCGAAGGACTGAAGATTTTAAAAAGAGTTGCGGATGAGTATGATCTAGCTGTCATCAGTGAAATCGTCACACCTGCTGACATTGAAATTGCCGTGGATTATCTGGATGTCATACAGATCGGTGCCCGCAATATGCAAAACTTCGAGCTTCTTAAAGCAGCAGGGGCAGTGAACAAGCCGATTTTATTAAAACGCGGGCTTGCCGCTACGATTGAAGAATTCATTAATGCCGCTGAATACATCATGGCACAGGGAAATGGCCAAATCATTCTATGCGAGCGCGGAATCCGGACATATGAAAAAGCTACCCGGAATACGCTTGATATTTCCGCAGTGCCTATCCTGAAAAAGGAAACACATCTGCCGGTCATGGTGGACGTTACCCACTCAACTGGCAGAAGGGATTTATTGCTGCCGGCAGCTAGAGCCGCACTGGCAATCGGAGCAGATGGCGTCATGGCAGAGGTGCATCCAGATCCAGCAGTCGCTTTGTCCGACAACGCACAGCAAATGGATCTTAAACAGTTTGATGAATTTTTAGAGGGATTAAAATCCACTCCATTTGTAAGAGTGTAA
- a CDS encoding cell division FtsA domain-containing protein → MQVNNKLFALDIGTRSVVGIILEETDGHYEAIEIIIREHKDRAMLDGQIHDVLSVSDIISEIKEELEVTHGPLTKVCVAAAGRALKTERSKAIIDISGNPMFSKQDILHLELSAVQLAQAAVAGEKSNDLGHHYYCVGYSVLYYQLDGEVIGSLIDQRGSEASVEIIATFLPKVVVESLLAALDRAGLEMDALTLEPIAAINVLIPASMRRLNVALVDIGAGTSDIALTDSGTVIAYGMVPVAGDEITEAVSDEFLLDFPLAEKAKRELLENESITITDILGFETVISKEEAIERITPAIDRLAETIGDEILRLNNDKSPKAVMLVGGGSLTPDLTRRLANKLNLPDNRVAIRGLDAISSVSFASHITKGPELVTPIGIAIAARQSPVQYHTVYVNGQPVRLFEVNKLTVGDCLLAAGIKMNKLYGKPGLAMIVSLNGKNVTIPGKHGQPPVLLKNDIPCTFDDQVDGGDQLTVEKGQDGVRTALTLEDLIGEFPAKTIILNGERYEIRSKLTCNGLRVPISQQVADRDEISFEMADTIEDALKELNQAEILRDTRPFYVKIDGKEQKIAEFMRKIHVNNVPASLNNKFDHLDTIRFEKGTEPTLRRLTELLGIRAMDTMPIFFNGQQIQLEHEITAFVREGTRIGMDEQIFNGDQITTKQKEVQPFIFQDVFNFAQIDIPKETRGFTLLKNGDKAAFDDCLAPGDELNITFENPVSIK, encoded by the coding sequence TTGCAAGTTAATAATAAACTTTTTGCGTTAGATATCGGGACGCGTTCCGTAGTGGGAATCATCCTGGAAGAAACTGATGGACATTATGAAGCAATCGAAATCATAATCCGTGAACACAAGGATCGAGCGATGCTGGACGGCCAGATCCATGACGTCCTCTCCGTATCAGACATCATTTCTGAAATCAAAGAAGAATTGGAAGTTACACATGGCCCGTTAACCAAGGTTTGTGTGGCTGCAGCCGGCCGCGCCTTGAAAACAGAACGTTCAAAAGCAATTATCGATATTTCTGGCAATCCGATGTTTTCGAAGCAAGATATCCTCCATCTTGAACTAAGTGCTGTCCAGCTTGCACAAGCTGCCGTAGCTGGAGAAAAAAGCAATGATCTGGGGCATCACTATTATTGTGTCGGATATTCTGTGCTTTATTACCAGCTTGATGGAGAAGTAATCGGGAGCCTGATCGATCAGCGCGGATCAGAGGCTTCTGTTGAAATCATTGCAACCTTCCTTCCTAAAGTGGTCGTGGAGTCACTGCTTGCCGCTTTGGATCGGGCTGGTCTGGAGATGGACGCCCTGACACTCGAACCGATTGCCGCAATCAATGTATTGATACCTGCTTCAATGAGAAGATTGAACGTTGCCCTCGTTGATATCGGTGCGGGGACATCAGATATCGCGCTCACGGATTCAGGGACTGTAATCGCGTATGGAATGGTGCCAGTTGCCGGAGACGAAATAACTGAAGCTGTCAGCGATGAATTCCTGCTCGACTTCCCTCTTGCTGAAAAAGCAAAGCGGGAGCTGCTCGAAAATGAATCCATTACCATTACCGACATACTTGGGTTCGAGACTGTCATCAGCAAAGAGGAAGCGATCGAAAGGATCACCCCTGCGATTGACCGCCTGGCAGAAACGATTGGTGATGAAATCCTGAGATTGAATAACGATAAATCACCAAAAGCAGTCATGCTTGTCGGTGGGGGCAGCCTGACACCTGATTTGACCAGAAGGCTTGCAAACAAGCTGAACCTGCCGGACAACAGAGTTGCCATCCGAGGTCTTGATGCCATCTCATCTGTTTCATTTGCGAGCCATATCACGAAAGGACCCGAGCTTGTCACGCCAATCGGAATCGCGATTGCGGCAAGACAATCCCCTGTCCAGTATCATACGGTATACGTGAATGGACAGCCGGTGAGGCTTTTCGAAGTCAATAAATTGACCGTAGGAGACTGTCTGCTGGCCGCAGGCATCAAAATGAATAAGCTGTACGGCAAACCGGGACTTGCGATGATTGTCAGCCTGAATGGCAAGAATGTGACCATACCCGGCAAACATGGGCAGCCACCTGTTTTACTGAAAAATGATATACCTTGTACTTTTGATGATCAGGTGGATGGAGGCGATCAGCTGACTGTCGAGAAGGGTCAGGATGGTGTCAGAACAGCGCTGACACTCGAAGATTTGATTGGAGAGTTTCCTGCCAAAACTATCATCCTCAATGGAGAAAGGTATGAAATAAGGTCAAAATTGACCTGCAATGGCCTGCGTGTCCCGATTTCACAGCAAGTTGCCGACAGGGACGAAATCAGCTTTGAGATGGCAGACACAATTGAAGACGCACTGAAGGAACTCAATCAGGCAGAAATCCTTAGGGATACACGCCCTTTCTATGTCAAGATTGACGGGAAGGAACAAAAGATTGCGGAGTTCATGAGAAAAATTCATGTGAATAATGTGCCAGCCAGCCTGAATAATAAATTTGACCACCTTGATACGATACGCTTTGAAAAGGGAACAGAACCCACACTCCGAAGACTTACAGAGTTACTTGGCATACGGGCGATGGACACTATGCCTATCTTCTTTAATGGACAGCAGATCCAGCTGGAGCACGAAATAACAGCGTTCGTCAGGGAAGGTACCAGGATTGGGATGGACGAGCAAATCTTTAACGGAGACCAGATTACTACAAAACAAAAAGAGGTGCAGCCATTCATATTCCAGGATGTTTTCAATTTTGCCCAAATCGATATTCCCAAGGAGACACGCGGATTCACTTTGTTGAAAAACGGTGATAAAGCAGCGTTTGACGATTGTCTTGCACCAGGGGACGAGTTAAATATCACTTTTGAAAATCCGGTCAGTATAAAGTAA
- the ytxJ gene encoding bacillithiol system redox-active protein YtxJ, with amino-acid sequence MQKINSIEEFDKLVDSGETFFMLKHSTTCPISAAGYDEFAKFEQKSNGQLYYLTVQDSRDLSNHIAEKFHVKHESPQAILFVNSDVAWHASHFKITAKSLSAAKEENLK; translated from the coding sequence ATGCAAAAAATTAATTCCATTGAAGAATTCGATAAGCTTGTCGATTCCGGTGAAACGTTCTTCATGCTGAAGCACAGCACAACCTGTCCAATCAGCGCAGCTGGGTATGATGAGTTTGCCAAGTTCGAGCAAAAAAGCAACGGCCAATTATATTATTTAACTGTCCAGGATTCCCGCGATCTATCAAACCATATTGCCGAGAAATTCCATGTTAAGCATGAATCGCCACAGGCTATTCTATTTGTCAATTCTGATGTCGCTTGGCATGCTTCTCACTTTAAAATCACGGCAAAATCGCTGTCTGCGGCAAAAGAAGAGAATCTAAAGTAA
- a CDS encoding YtxH domain-containing protein: MNREQSQYDVNGSMRDSNSNNNNSRDFVTGAIVGGLAGAIAALLLAPKSGKELRGSLNEQTSTLKTKGVDLASVAKEKAGGLKETVTQQSSNLVNKVKDMKNQDGTSSSVSEEDPLQEVPTSMAETSSMDNTHTATGEEIQKKLEETQKAFDETESKLNQ, translated from the coding sequence ATGAACAGGGAACAAAGTCAATATGATGTTAATGGATCAATGAGGGACAGTAACAGTAATAACAACAATTCCAGAGATTTTGTTACTGGTGCGATTGTTGGCGGCCTTGCCGGGGCAATCGCGGCATTATTGCTGGCTCCGAAGTCAGGGAAAGAGTTGCGTGGATCGCTCAATGAGCAAACTTCAACACTTAAAACCAAAGGCGTGGATCTCGCTTCTGTAGCGAAGGAGAAGGCAGGCGGGCTAAAAGAAACTGTGACACAGCAGTCTTCTAATCTTGTTAACAAAGTGAAGGACATGAAAAACCAGGACGGAACATCTTCTTCTGTTTCCGAGGAAGACCCGCTGCAGGAAGTGCCAACTTCCATGGCAGAGACAAGCTCCATGGATAATACGCATACGGCCACTGGAGAAGAAATTCAGAAAAAGCTTGAAGAAACACAAAAGGCTTTTGATGAAACAGAAAGCAAACTGAATCAGTAA
- a CDS encoding DUF948 domain-containing protein — MEIILYLSVAVIAIAFLVLVVSLSKTLKSLQTTLDSVSGTLDGLEKQLDGVTRETTELLHKTNNLADDISRKSESLNGVINAVKDVGNSVQRFNQSIHNVQTMVDLQIDRNKDKISQVVQWSNVFLELKDKWQSKKTARIDHQMEGEQMVARQRERVRY; from the coding sequence GTGGAAATTATTTTGTATTTAAGTGTTGCGGTAATAGCAATCGCATTCTTAGTTTTGGTAGTTTCATTATCCAAAACTCTAAAATCTTTGCAAACAACTTTAGACAGTGTGTCAGGCACGCTTGATGGCCTGGAGAAGCAGTTGGATGGTGTGACTCGAGAAACAACGGAGCTTCTGCATAAAACAAACAATTTGGCTGACGATATTTCCAGAAAATCTGAGAGCTTGAACGGTGTCATTAATGCTGTGAAGGATGTAGGAAATTCTGTTCAGAGATTCAACCAATCGATCCATAATGTTCAAACAATGGTTGACCTTCAGATTGACAGGAATAAGGACAAGATTTCACAGGTTGTTCAGTGGAGCAATGTATTCCTTGAGTTGAAGGACAAGTGGCAGTCAAAAAAAACAGCACGAATTGACCATCAAATGGAAGGCGAACAGATGGTAGCGAGGCAAAGAGAACGTGTTAGGTATTAA